The Paraburkholderia sabiae genome includes a region encoding these proteins:
- a CDS encoding aromatic ring-hydroxylating oxygenase subunit alpha produces MSTVIPIKTHRELLDSRQPGHGMPGELFGRHDVFETDVEVFFHKLWILVGVTADVPEPGDVHTVDIGKASIIIVRDDDENIRAYRNVCRHRGSRIMKQPGKATVGMLVCPYHQWTYDLDGSLRHTSHMGQDFDPACHSLIPVHLKTVGAHVFVCLADEPPEDFSKLEKVMTPRFAPYDLTRTKIAHELEIVENGNWKLVMENNRECYHCAATHPELTNSFLAEDFGFCPDGQSEDALKGYDEYVKRNAASQAAWEQDGWICERFESLDESVHTNFRTQRLVIAGANESQTMDTKVACTKLLGCLERRDLGDVHMWGHHSWTHVMSDHAVIAYILPLAPDKTLVRTLWLVHEDAVEGVDYDLKRLTEVWIATTTQDAELVANTHNGTQDPAYRPGPFSQFTEAPLDEFSRWYNARLKEHGV; encoded by the coding sequence ATGTCGACCGTCATCCCCATCAAGACACATCGCGAACTCCTCGATAGCCGGCAGCCAGGTCACGGCATGCCCGGCGAACTGTTTGGCCGCCATGACGTCTTCGAAACCGATGTCGAGGTGTTCTTCCACAAGCTCTGGATTCTCGTTGGCGTAACGGCCGATGTGCCGGAACCGGGTGATGTCCATACGGTCGACATCGGCAAGGCTTCAATCATCATTGTCCGGGACGATGATGAAAACATTCGCGCTTACCGCAATGTGTGCCGTCATCGTGGCTCACGCATCATGAAGCAGCCGGGCAAGGCGACTGTCGGCATGCTTGTGTGTCCGTACCACCAGTGGACGTACGATCTGGACGGCAGTCTGCGCCACACCTCCCACATGGGGCAGGATTTCGATCCTGCCTGTCACAGCCTGATTCCGGTTCATCTGAAGACGGTCGGCGCACACGTCTTCGTCTGCCTCGCCGATGAGCCGCCGGAGGACTTTTCGAAACTCGAGAAGGTGATGACACCGCGCTTCGCGCCGTACGATCTGACGCGCACGAAGATCGCACACGAGCTGGAGATCGTCGAGAACGGCAACTGGAAGCTGGTGATGGAGAACAACCGCGAGTGTTATCACTGCGCGGCCACGCATCCGGAACTCACGAATTCGTTTCTGGCTGAGGACTTCGGCTTCTGTCCGGACGGCCAGAGCGAGGATGCCCTGAAAGGGTACGACGAGTACGTCAAGCGAAATGCGGCCAGCCAGGCGGCATGGGAGCAGGACGGATGGATCTGCGAACGCTTCGAGTCGCTCGATGAGAGTGTGCATACCAACTTCCGTACGCAGCGGCTGGTGATTGCCGGCGCCAATGAATCGCAGACCATGGATACGAAAGTCGCCTGCACGAAGTTGTTGGGTTGCCTGGAGCGCCGGGATCTGGGTGACGTGCACATGTGGGGTCACCATTCGTGGACGCACGTCATGAGCGACCACGCAGTGATCGCCTATATCCTGCCGCTTGCGCCTGACAAGACGCTCGTGCGCACGCTCTGGCTCGTCCATGAAGATGCCGTCGAAGGCGTCGACTACGACCTCAAGCGACTGACGGAAGTCTGGATTGCCACGACCACCCAGGACGCCGAGCTGGTCGCGAATACGCACAACGGTACTCAGGATCCCGCCTACCGCCCGGGTCCGTTTTCGCAGTTCACGGAAGCGCCACTGGACGAATTCTCGCGCTGGTACAACGCGCGTCTGAAAGAACACGGTGTGTGA
- a CDS encoding LysR substrate-binding domain-containing protein produces the protein MKTSRGTKGYRRIVPSLTALVEFEAVGRLGSFTFAATELGVTQSAVSRQIRFLEETLDVRLFQRGHRSIKLTAEGEALYQVVAESMQKIAGVFDRLSTTGVEQSELVLASTAAFSQFRLLPRLANLKRLNPPLQLRLTTQMFTADLRHVEVDAAVRYGNGQWTDGTSTLLFDVDIFPVCSPRFLEENGVPTSLEQLASMALVESDSTAEGWMDWTEWFRAVGYRPSRLNKVLRCSLYTDAVQAARYGQGIALGWSRLVDDLLMTGELVRIEVATFTPAECYFLVVPHGRTISPVITQLIEWLRGDPATR, from the coding sequence ATGAAGACGTCCAGAGGAACGAAGGGTTACCGCAGAATCGTCCCGTCGCTTACCGCGCTGGTTGAATTCGAGGCGGTGGGTCGCCTGGGCAGTTTCACGTTTGCGGCGACTGAACTCGGTGTGACGCAATCGGCCGTCAGCCGGCAGATCCGATTCCTGGAGGAAACCCTGGATGTCCGGCTTTTCCAGCGCGGACACCGCTCCATCAAGCTGACCGCAGAGGGCGAAGCGCTGTACCAGGTGGTTGCTGAATCCATGCAAAAGATCGCTGGCGTGTTTGACCGTCTGTCCACGACAGGCGTCGAACAAAGCGAACTCGTGCTCGCCTCCACGGCCGCGTTCTCCCAGTTTCGTCTGCTCCCTCGCCTCGCCAATCTGAAGAGACTCAATCCGCCACTCCAGTTACGCCTCACCACACAAATGTTTACGGCTGACTTGCGCCATGTCGAAGTCGACGCCGCTGTCCGCTACGGCAATGGTCAATGGACTGACGGCACGTCAACGTTACTGTTCGATGTCGATATTTTCCCGGTCTGTTCGCCACGGTTTCTGGAAGAAAACGGAGTACCGACGTCACTCGAACAACTCGCGTCCATGGCACTCGTTGAATCCGATTCGACGGCCGAAGGCTGGATGGACTGGACTGAATGGTTCCGCGCGGTCGGCTATCGTCCATCACGGCTGAACAAGGTATTGCGATGCAGCCTATATACAGACGCTGTGCAGGCCGCCCGCTATGGACAGGGCATCGCACTTGGCTGGAGCCGGCTGGTCGATGACCTGCTCATGACGGGCGAACTCGTGCGGATCGAGGTCGCCACCTTCACGCCCGCCGAATGTTACTTCCTCGTCGTCCCGCACGGCCGCACGATCTCGCCGGTCATTACGCAACTCATCGAGTGGCTGCGCGGCGACCCAGCGACCCGATAG
- a CDS encoding M24 family metallopeptidase, which translates to MSGISTLHAATPGTDESTVGLPPGLLDRVRHYRLERLRRQLRTSQVAAIVLYDPVNIRYATDTSNMQIWTGRNPTRYVMVFADGPVVGFEFHNCEHVWHNVPVKAEIRSAVCWNYFNAGPEAASNARQWSREISDLLRQHAPSEHQVAVDRLDPEGLHALREQGIQVVDGQAIMELARTIKSDDELAVMQAAIDVCELGIQRMHDVLQPGMTEQELWAHLHFENIKLGGEWIETRLLASGNRTNPWMQECSPKVMRKGELIAFDTDLVGPFGYCADISRTWTVGHVRPTDDQRRLYAAAHEQLHTNMHLIQPGMTFNEFAERSWTMPAKFFKNRYSCLAHGIGMVDEYPSISYFQDHGYNGMFEAGMTLCIESYIGDEGGNEGVKLEQQVHLTENGCVPLSTFPFETDWL; encoded by the coding sequence ATGTCGGGGATTTCCACGCTTCACGCCGCAACACCTGGGACAGACGAAAGCACCGTCGGCTTGCCGCCAGGTCTGCTCGATCGTGTACGTCACTACAGGCTGGAACGCCTACGCCGCCAGCTTCGTACGAGCCAGGTAGCCGCAATCGTCCTGTATGACCCCGTCAACATCCGGTACGCCACCGACACGTCGAACATGCAGATCTGGACTGGCCGCAACCCGACGCGCTACGTCATGGTCTTCGCGGACGGTCCGGTAGTCGGCTTCGAATTCCATAACTGTGAGCATGTGTGGCACAACGTGCCCGTCAAAGCGGAAATCCGGAGCGCAGTGTGCTGGAACTATTTCAACGCCGGTCCTGAAGCCGCATCGAACGCCAGGCAATGGTCGCGCGAAATCTCGGATCTGCTGCGTCAACACGCGCCATCGGAGCATCAAGTCGCAGTCGACCGGCTCGACCCCGAAGGTCTGCATGCCTTGCGCGAACAAGGCATTCAGGTCGTCGATGGGCAAGCGATCATGGAGCTGGCACGGACCATCAAATCCGACGACGAACTCGCCGTCATGCAGGCAGCGATCGACGTGTGCGAACTCGGCATTCAGCGCATGCACGACGTGTTGCAGCCAGGCATGACCGAACAGGAACTATGGGCACATCTGCACTTCGAGAACATCAAGCTCGGTGGCGAATGGATCGAGACGCGCCTGCTGGCATCAGGCAATCGGACAAATCCGTGGATGCAGGAATGTAGTCCAAAGGTCATGCGCAAGGGTGAACTGATCGCGTTCGATACGGATCTCGTGGGGCCGTTCGGTTACTGCGCCGACATTTCTCGCACATGGACGGTCGGGCACGTCCGCCCAACCGATGACCAGCGGCGCCTTTACGCCGCAGCTCACGAGCAGTTGCATACGAACATGCACCTCATCCAGCCAGGCATGACGTTCAATGAATTCGCCGAGCGCAGCTGGACCATGCCGGCTAAGTTCTTCAAGAACCGGTATAGCTGCCTGGCCCACGGAATCGGGATGGTCGACGAGTATCCTTCGATCTCGTACTTCCAGGACCACGGTTATAACGGTATGTTCGAAGCGGGCATGACGCTTTGCATTGAAAGCTACATCGGCGACGAGGGCGGCAACGAGGGCGTGAAGCTCGAACAGCAGGTGCATCTGACAGAAAACGGTTGCGTGCCCCTTTCGACATTCCCCTTCGAGACCGACTGGCTCTGA
- a CDS encoding RidA family protein, which translates to MPEIKRSHVGKRLSEVAIHQGTIYLAGQVPDDISQDMAGQTRQVLASIDALLAEHGSDKSRILSCQIFLSDTSQAAAMNEVWDAWVTPGHAPPRATVGATLAQREKLIEVVIVAAVQVHMSDIGSVSAG; encoded by the coding sequence ATGCCTGAAATCAAGCGTAGCCATGTCGGCAAGCGTCTGTCCGAGGTCGCTATCCACCAGGGAACGATCTATCTTGCCGGGCAGGTGCCGGATGACATCAGCCAGGATATGGCCGGTCAAACGCGCCAGGTGTTGGCATCGATTGATGCGCTGCTCGCAGAACACGGCTCGGACAAATCCCGCATTCTTTCGTGCCAGATCTTCCTGTCCGACACGTCGCAAGCCGCGGCGATGAATGAAGTGTGGGATGCTTGGGTAACGCCAGGGCATGCGCCACCTCGTGCTACGGTGGGGGCGACGCTGGCCCAGCGAGAGAAGTTGATCGAGGTCGTGATCGTCGCGGCCGTCCAGGTGCACATGTCGGATATCGGATCGGTGTCAGCCGGATAG
- a CDS encoding NAD(P)/FAD-dependent oxidoreductase — MHTRQGLSTADVTAGKYPTYHLGSGWNAMLHERQKRSGTSVRRFGTVVIGGGYTGLAAARRIAEMQPDQQVLVLEASAIGEGSSGRNSGFVINLPHNTKMGGHTSPLEVARKQIGLYDSGLRWLAQIVREHEIDCGWNPVGKFHAAASESGIENLNASLAQYRDWGVNFEEFDRDALQEKLGTSYYRYGFHSPNNVFVQPAALIRGLADSLPPNVVLVENEPVVELSESSPFRITTSEAEYVADRIILANNGFAKALGILRDRLITIFTYAAVTPKLCESELKKLGNSLEWGVIPANRLGTTLRRVQDGRFMVRSAYSYEREQAPADTLAQLTSCYQRRYPNMKSHEFEYVWGGTTALTRNGATFFGELRPGLFASLGCNGAGVLKGSTYGKLLGEMAMGAQSSQLSDALSLEGPNWLPPEPIRRIGVVSSIKYQAALAGPER, encoded by the coding sequence ATGCATACCCGACAAGGTCTCTCTACCGCCGACGTGACGGCCGGTAAGTACCCTACCTATCATCTTGGTTCAGGCTGGAATGCGATGCTGCACGAGCGCCAGAAACGTTCTGGCACGAGTGTTCGCAGATTCGGCACTGTCGTGATCGGCGGTGGATATACGGGCCTCGCTGCGGCACGGCGCATTGCGGAGATGCAGCCTGATCAGCAAGTGCTGGTGCTCGAAGCGTCGGCCATCGGCGAAGGCTCGTCCGGGCGGAACTCGGGTTTCGTTATCAATCTGCCGCACAATACAAAAATGGGTGGCCACACCAGTCCGCTGGAGGTGGCCCGCAAGCAGATTGGTTTGTACGATTCGGGTTTGCGTTGGCTTGCGCAGATCGTTCGAGAACATGAGATCGACTGCGGCTGGAACCCGGTCGGAAAATTCCATGCTGCGGCGAGCGAGTCCGGCATAGAGAATCTCAACGCATCCCTGGCGCAATATCGCGACTGGGGCGTGAACTTCGAAGAGTTCGACCGCGATGCGCTGCAGGAAAAGCTGGGTACCAGCTACTACCGCTACGGGTTTCACTCGCCTAATAACGTTTTCGTGCAGCCAGCCGCGCTGATCCGGGGGTTAGCGGACAGTCTGCCTCCTAACGTCGTTCTGGTCGAGAACGAGCCGGTCGTAGAACTCAGCGAATCATCCCCGTTTCGGATCACGACATCCGAAGCGGAGTACGTGGCTGATCGGATCATCCTGGCCAACAACGGCTTCGCGAAAGCCTTGGGCATTCTGCGCGACAGACTGATTACGATTTTTACCTACGCAGCCGTCACGCCGAAGCTCTGCGAGTCGGAGTTGAAGAAGCTCGGCAACTCCCTGGAGTGGGGTGTCATACCTGCCAATCGACTGGGCACGACATTGCGCCGCGTCCAGGACGGACGTTTTATGGTGCGCAGTGCCTATTCATACGAGCGCGAGCAGGCGCCCGCCGATACGCTAGCGCAACTGACAAGCTGCTATCAGCGTCGCTACCCGAATATGAAGTCACACGAGTTTGAGTATGTATGGGGAGGGACAACGGCGTTGACGCGCAATGGCGCCACGTTCTTTGGTGAATTGCGCCCGGGTCTATTTGCGTCGTTGGGCTGCAACGGCGCCGGCGTGCTGAAGGGCAGCACATACGGCAAGCTGCTGGGCGAGATGGCTATGGGCGCCCAGTCCTCGCAGTTGTCCGACGCACTGAGTCTTGAAGGCCCCAACTGGTTGCCCCCGGAACCGATCAGACGCATTGGCGTCGTTTCGTCGATCAAGTATCAGGCGGCACTTGCCGGGCCTGAGCGCTAG
- a CDS encoding LysR family transcriptional regulator — translation MRRRIPSIEALIAFEAAARHLSFTRSADELALTQSAVGRQVASLEEYLGVPLFNRVKKRLSLTEIGEVYARQVRDNLDRIERDTLSAMAHRNAGGILELAVIPTFATRWLIPRLPGFYEEHEHITVNLTTRAEPFLFTDTPFDAAIHFGDPIWPGSITKYLFGEDMTPVCSPRLLKGRTLLEPREVAEFTLLHQSARPDAWRHWFTQAGIDDVDCMRGQRYELFSMLVEAARAGLGIALVPRFFVSHEVATGELVLPSGMSLRSEKGYYLVYPESRENSPHLQALALWLLAEANRYVEREE, via the coding sequence GTGAGGCGAAGAATTCCGAGTATCGAAGCGCTGATCGCTTTCGAGGCGGCAGCGCGCCATCTGAGCTTCACCCGGAGCGCGGACGAGCTGGCGTTGACGCAGAGTGCAGTCGGTCGACAGGTAGCGAGCCTGGAGGAGTATCTGGGTGTTCCGCTTTTCAACCGCGTCAAGAAGAGACTCAGCCTGACGGAGATAGGCGAGGTGTATGCAAGACAGGTTCGAGACAATCTCGACCGCATAGAGCGGGATACGCTTTCGGCGATGGCTCACCGGAACGCTGGCGGCATCCTCGAGCTTGCCGTCATTCCGACGTTCGCCACGCGATGGCTGATCCCGCGACTTCCAGGCTTCTACGAAGAGCATGAACACATCACGGTGAATCTGACGACACGGGCCGAACCCTTTCTATTCACCGATACGCCCTTTGACGCAGCCATTCACTTCGGCGACCCGATATGGCCAGGGTCGATCACGAAGTATCTCTTCGGCGAAGATATGACTCCCGTATGCAGTCCGCGGCTCTTGAAGGGAAGGACACTGCTGGAGCCTCGGGAAGTCGCAGAGTTCACGTTGCTTCATCAGTCAGCGCGGCCTGATGCGTGGCGGCACTGGTTCACGCAAGCAGGTATCGACGATGTCGACTGCATGCGGGGGCAGCGGTACGAACTCTTCTCGATGCTTGTCGAGGCGGCGCGTGCCGGACTTGGTATTGCGCTCGTTCCTCGATTTTTTGTGTCGCACGAGGTGGCGACTGGCGAACTTGTCCTTCCATCCGGCATGTCGCTGCGTAGCGAGAAGGGGTACTACCTGGTCTATCCAGAATCCAGAGAAAACTCACCGCACCTACAAGCGCTCGCGCTCTGGCTGCTTGCGGAAGCAAATCGCTATGTCGAACGCGAGGAATGA
- a CDS encoding KamA family radical SAM protein, translated as MTSDSLPAKFKPYTRQTISQAPQWSLLPEELREAVQVVSRVMPFRTNQYVMDELIDWNNVPDDPIYRLTFPHQDMLSPSDYSKLRDLVLVRKDEAAIEDAVRGIRLAMNPHPAGQMTHNVPFMNGQPVSGLQHKYKETVLFFPSAGQTCHAYCTFCFRWPQFVGMDDLKFDARESSELVAYLKLHPEVTDVLITGGDPLIMNTRSLAGYIEPLLVPELAHIQNIRIGTKSVAYWPQRFVTDKDSDDLLRLFEKVVAAGKNLAIMGHYNHPAEIRTPIAQRAVKRIVSTGATLRLQAPLIRHINEDPKGWVELWTTGVRLGAIPYYMFVERDTGPSHYFQLPLARAYEIFQSAYSSVSGLARTVRGPSMSAFPGKVVVDGIVEIAGEKVFALQFLQARKPEWVRRPFYAKFDPKATWLNDLVPAFGEKKFFFETDAEAPHKSLQVVTRHTGRYVPGATSETSQPLAVEA; from the coding sequence ATGACTTCCGATTCACTTCCTGCAAAGTTCAAGCCTTATACCCGCCAAACGATCAGCCAGGCGCCTCAATGGTCGTTGCTCCCGGAAGAGCTTCGCGAAGCAGTGCAGGTCGTCTCTCGCGTGATGCCGTTCCGAACCAACCAGTACGTGATGGACGAACTGATCGACTGGAACAATGTTCCCGACGATCCGATCTATCGTCTGACTTTCCCGCATCAGGACATGCTTTCTCCGTCCGACTACTCGAAACTGAGAGACCTTGTGCTGGTTCGGAAAGACGAGGCCGCGATCGAAGATGCGGTGCGCGGTATCCGGCTGGCGATGAATCCCCACCCAGCTGGTCAGATGACTCACAACGTGCCTTTCATGAACGGCCAGCCAGTGAGCGGGCTCCAGCACAAGTACAAAGAGACGGTCCTCTTCTTCCCCAGCGCCGGGCAGACATGTCACGCATATTGCACGTTCTGTTTCCGTTGGCCGCAGTTCGTCGGAATGGACGATCTGAAGTTCGATGCGCGTGAATCAAGCGAACTGGTCGCCTATCTGAAGCTGCATCCCGAAGTGACCGATGTGCTGATCACCGGGGGCGACCCGCTCATCATGAACACACGTTCGCTCGCCGGTTACATCGAGCCGCTGCTCGTCCCCGAACTCGCGCACATCCAGAATATCCGTATCGGCACCAAGTCGGTTGCGTATTGGCCTCAGCGCTTCGTGACGGACAAGGATTCGGATGATCTGCTCCGTCTATTCGAAAAGGTCGTGGCGGCCGGCAAAAATCTGGCGATCATGGGCCACTACAATCATCCGGCTGAAATTCGCACGCCGATCGCGCAACGAGCGGTGAAACGCATCGTGTCGACGGGCGCCACGCTGCGATTGCAGGCACCGTTGATTCGCCATATCAACGAAGATCCGAAGGGCTGGGTCGAACTCTGGACAACGGGCGTACGGCTGGGTGCCATTCCGTACTACATGTTTGTCGAGAGAGACACGGGCCCAAGCCACTATTTCCAGTTGCCGCTCGCCCGGGCCTACGAGATATTCCAGTCCGCGTACAGTTCGGTATCCGGTCTGGCGCGCACTGTTCGCGGCCCGTCGATGAGCGCGTTCCCCGGCAAGGTCGTGGTGGACGGCATCGTCGAAATTGCGGGCGAGAAGGTTTTCGCGTTGCAGTTCCTGCAAGCGCGTAAGCCCGAGTGGGTTCGCCGGCCCTTCTATGCGAAGTTCGATCCCAAGGCGACCTGGCTCAACGATCTCGTTCCCGCGTTTGGGGAAAAGAAATTCTTCTTCGAAACGGACGCGGAAGCTCCGCACAAATCCCTGCAAGTCGTCACGCGACACACAGGCAGATATGTGCCGGGCGCGACGTCGGAGACATCGCAACCGCTCGCAGTCGAAGCGTAA
- the fdxA gene encoding ferredoxin FdxA, translated as MAYVVTESCIQCRYTDCVEVCPTDCFREGPNFLVIDPDECIDCGVCAPECPVDAISSSEEIAGTEQHVFIELNASLAKAWPTITTRQSPLPDAEEWKDVKSKLTHLARDSVTG; from the coding sequence ATGGCGTACGTTGTAACCGAGAGCTGCATCCAGTGTCGTTATACGGACTGTGTCGAGGTCTGTCCTACCGACTGTTTCCGTGAAGGTCCGAATTTTCTGGTCATTGACCCGGACGAGTGCATCGATTGCGGAGTCTGTGCCCCAGAGTGCCCGGTTGATGCGATCTCCTCGTCCGAGGAGATCGCTGGAACAGAGCAGCACGTTTTCATCGAACTCAACGCGTCGCTGGCCAAAGCATGGCCGACGATCACAACCCGACAGTCGCCGCTACCCGACGCGGAAGAATGGAAGGACGTCAAATCCAAGCTAACGCATCTCGCTCGCGACTCTGTGACCGGTTGA
- a CDS encoding DUF1330 domain-containing protein — protein sequence MKGYWLILGEGVKDQDAQKRYGELWAPIAARYDAKVKVLDTQTVLREARTSSRVIVVEFPSYEQAKACYEDAEYQEAARFATQASSRELLILQGELI from the coding sequence ATGAAAGGTTATTGGCTCATTCTGGGCGAAGGTGTCAAGGATCAGGATGCGCAGAAGCGATATGGTGAGTTGTGGGCGCCCATCGCCGCCAGGTACGATGCCAAGGTCAAGGTGCTCGATACGCAAACCGTGCTCAGAGAAGCTCGGACAAGCTCGCGAGTCATCGTCGTCGAGTTTCCATCCTACGAACAGGCAAAGGCTTGCTACGAGGACGCGGAGTATCAGGAAGCCGCCAGGTTTGCGACGCAGGCATCGAGCCGGGAGCTTCTGATTCTCCAGGGCGAGCTGATTTAG